The Leisingera daeponensis DSM 23529 genome includes the window GCTTTTTCGTCTTTTCAAACTTTTAGCTTGGACGAAAGCCGGAAATTGCTTATAAAGAGATCACTGCTCGATAGGTTTCTTGCCTGTATGAAACCTGCCTCAATAACTAACGCCCGCCTTGTGCGGGCGTTTTTTTCTTGCGGTATTTCCCGTCCGTTATGGCCGTAAATGCCCCTGCGTTGCGCCGGGGGGCTGCGTAGTCTTACGCGTTTCCTTTGCATCTGCAGCATGTCACAGTGGCGGCAGTTTGATTGAGCCAAAGCGGAGAAGCTGATGTCCTTGCAAGGGAAGACTGCCGTCATCACCGGATCGAATTCAGGCATTGGCCTGGGGGTTGCACGCGAAATGGCGCGGGCAGGGGCCAACGTGGTGCTGAACTCCTTCACCGACCGGGAGGAAGACCACGCGCTGGCCGATGCGCTGGCCCGTGAATTCAGCGTTCAGGCGCGCTACATCCAGGCCGATATGTCCAACGGCGCCGACTGCCGGGCTCTGATCGAAAAGGCCGGCGCCTGCGATATCCTGATCAACAACGCAGGCATCCAGCATGTGTCGCCGATTGACGAGTTCCCGCAGGACAAGTGGGACGCGATCATCGCGATCAACATGACCTCCAACTTCCACACCATGGCCGCGGCCTTGCCGAAGATGCGGGCGGCGGGCTGGGGCCGGATCGTCAATATCGCCTCGGCGCACGGGCTGACGGCCTCTCCCTACAAATCGGCCTATGTGGCGGCCAAGCATGGCGTGGTCGGCATGACCAAGACCGTGGCGCTGGAAACCGCGGAGGAGCCGATCACCTGCAATGCGATCTGCCCCGGCTATGTGCTGACGCCGCTGGTGGAGGCGCAGATCCCGGCCACCATGGAGAAGTACAACATGGGCCGGGAAGAGGTGATCAAGAAGGTGATGCTGGAGCGCCAGCCCAGCCGCGAGTTCGCCACCGTCGAGCAGCTGGGCGGCACGGCGGTGTTCCTGTGTTCGGACGCGGCGGCGCAGATCACCGGCACCGCGATCAGCGTCGATGGCGGCTGGACCGCGCTGTAACGGCCAAGGCCACGGCGGGAGGGGGCCAGCCCCCTCTTGCCCCTTGAGGGGGGCAATTCACCCCCGGGATATTTCCGGCCAGAAGAAAAGGCGGACCGGCACATGACTGTGAAAATCAATCTGGCCCTGCAAGGCGGCGGTGCGCATGGGGCCTTCACATGGGGGGTGCTGGACCGTCTGCTGGAGGATGAAGGGATCGAGGTGGCCGGGATCACCGGAACCTCGGCCGGTGCGCTCAACGGGGCGGCGTTTAAGTCCGGCATGGTGCAGGGCGGGCGCCAGGGTGCCAAGGCGGCGCTGGATGGCCTGTGGCAGCGCATGGGGGCGGTGGGAGACATGCGGTTTACCCATTGGCTGACCCGGTTCGATGCGGTGGCCTGGGCGACCGCCTGGGAGGCTGTCCTGCCGTTCACCCCGATGGAAGCGGTGAGCCAAGTGATCTCCCCCTATCACTATGGCCCCTTTTACGAGAACCCGCTGCGGGAGGTGGTGGAGGCGTTCCGGTTCGAGGACGTATGCGCAGGCGCGGGTCCGGAACTGTTCGTTTGCGCGACCTGCGTGCGCAGCGGCAAGATCCGGATCTTCGAGGGAGACCAGATCAGCACGGACGCGATCCTCGCCTCCGCCTGCTTGCCGGATCTGTTTCAGGCGGTGGAGATCGAAGACCCCGAGACCGGCCGCATGGAGGCCTATTGGGACGGCGGCTATACCGGCAATCCGGCCCTGTTTCCGCTCTTCGGCGGCGACCTGCCGGGGGATGTCGTGATCGTGAACATCAACCCGCTGGAGCGCGAGGACATCCCGAAGACGCCGCAGCAGATCCGCAACCGGGTGAATGAGATCAGCTTCAACTCCTCGCTGCTGCGGGAACTGCGGGCGATCAATTTCGTGCAGCGGCTGCTGGCCGACGGCACCATTCAGCGCGGCCGGATGAAACAGGTGCGGGTTCACATGATCGCGGATGACGCTTTGATGACGCGGCTGTCGGTCACCACCAAGGTGATTCCGGTGCCGCAGATCCTGGCGCGGCTGAAACAGGCAGGACGGGACGCGGCAGAGGGTTTCCTGACGCGTGACCGGGAAAACCTCGGGGTGCGGTCCTCCGCCGATTTGCCCGCGATGTTCGGCTAGACGCCTTCTTTTTCGAGCGCCTTGGACTTCTTGCCGTTTTCCAGCGGTTTCGAGGGGTCCTTCGGGTTCGGGTAGACAAGGCCCGCCGAGATCACCAGCTTGGCCGAATCCTCCACCGACATGTCCAGCTCGATCACGTCTTCCTCGGGCACAAACAGCAGGAAGCCCGACGTCGGGTTCGGGGTGGTCGGAAGGAAAACGCTGACCAGCCCGCCGCTGGTTTCGGCCCGCTTGGCAATCTCGCCCTTGGCGGAGGTGGAGATAAAGCCGATCGCCCAGATGCCCTTGCGCGGGTATTGCACCAGGCAGGCCTTCTCGAAACTGCGCTCGGACTGGGCAAAGACGGTCTCGGAGATCTGCTTGATGCCCGAATAGACCGTGCGCACCACCGGCATCCGGTCCACCAGGCTTTCGGCGAAATTGATCAGGGAGCGGCCAATCAGGCCTTTGGCGATCCAGCCCACGATGATGGTGAACAACAGGAAGATGATCAGCCCGACGCCGCGCAGGTTGATGCCGATATACTGCTCGGGGCGGAAGGTGTGCGGCACCAGCGGCAGCACCACGCTGTCGATCCAGCCCATCACCGACCACAGGAGCCAGACCGTCAGCCCCACCGGCGCGATGACGACGATCCCGGTAAAGAAGGAAGCCCGCAGGCTGGCAAACAGGCCGCGGCGGCGGTGAGGTTCATCGTCGAAAGGCGTTGTCATAGGTCTGCTTTTTCTGAAATTCCGAATGGAACCTATGCACTGTTCGGGGGCGGAGCAATGGGGTCCGCCCCCGAATTCATGTCATTGCGTCAGTTTGTTGAGT containing:
- a CDS encoding 3-hydroxybutyrate dehydrogenase, with the protein product MSLQGKTAVITGSNSGIGLGVAREMARAGANVVLNSFTDREEDHALADALAREFSVQARYIQADMSNGADCRALIEKAGACDILINNAGIQHVSPIDEFPQDKWDAIIAINMTSNFHTMAAALPKMRAAGWGRIVNIASAHGLTASPYKSAYVAAKHGVVGMTKTVALETAEEPITCNAICPGYVLTPLVEAQIPATMEKYNMGREEVIKKVMLERQPSREFATVEQLGGTAVFLCSDAAAQITGTAISVDGGWTAL
- a CDS encoding patatin-like phospholipase family protein, whose product is MTVKINLALQGGGAHGAFTWGVLDRLLEDEGIEVAGITGTSAGALNGAAFKSGMVQGGRQGAKAALDGLWQRMGAVGDMRFTHWLTRFDAVAWATAWEAVLPFTPMEAVSQVISPYHYGPFYENPLREVVEAFRFEDVCAGAGPELFVCATCVRSGKIRIFEGDQISTDAILASACLPDLFQAVEIEDPETGRMEAYWDGGYTGNPALFPLFGGDLPGDVVIVNINPLEREDIPKTPQQIRNRVNEISFNSSLLRELRAINFVQRLLADGTIQRGRMKQVRVHMIADDALMTRLSVTTKVIPVPQILARLKQAGRDAAEGFLTRDRENLGVRSSADLPAMFG
- a CDS encoding DUF502 domain-containing protein yields the protein MTTPFDDEPHRRRGLFASLRASFFTGIVVIAPVGLTVWLLWSVMGWIDSVVLPLVPHTFRPEQYIGINLRGVGLIIFLLFTIIVGWIAKGLIGRSLINFAESLVDRMPVVRTVYSGIKQISETVFAQSERSFEKACLVQYPRKGIWAIGFISTSAKGEIAKRAETSGGLVSVFLPTTPNPTSGFLLFVPEEDVIELDMSVEDSAKLVISAGLVYPNPKDPSKPLENGKKSKALEKEGV